Part of the Actinomycetota bacterium genome is shown below.
GCCGGGGAACTCGGCTGGCCACCGCCCCGGCCATCCGAGGACCGCCACCGCGAGCTGGCCGCCCGCCGCGAGGCCCTCACCGCCCAGTGCCTCACCGTGCTTGGCGACCAGCCCCAGCTGCAGGCACGGTTCCAGGCGCTGCTCCAGGTCGCCCAGCGGTATGCGGTCATCCGGGAGCAGCAGGCCCGCCAGCTCACCCTCGGCTGGCCACTGCTGCGCCGCTGCGCGCTGCGCCTCGGCGAGACCCTGTGCGCGGACGGCGTGATCGAGCGGGCCGAGGACGTGTTCTACCTGACCCGCGCCGAACTCGACATCCGCACGCCCCTACAGGATGTGGCTGGCCGGCGGCGGGCCGCCTGGGAGCGGCAGCGGCGCCTGCTGGCCCCCTTGACCATCGGCCGGCTACCCCGGCTGCTCGCCAAGGAGCTCCTCGGCGCCGTGGACGCCGTGCGCACCCCCGGCCCAGCGCCAGAGGACGCCATCGTGGGGCAGCCGGCCAGCCCCGGCCGAGCCGGCGGCCCGGTCCGCATCGTCCACGGACCTGGTGACTTCGACCGCTTCCAACCCGGCGAGGTCCTGGTCGCCCAGGCCACCGCACCCGCCTGGACCTCGCTGTTCGCCCGCGCGGTGGCGGTTGTCACCGACGGCGGCACCCTGGCCGCCCACGCCTCCCTGGTCGCCCGCGAGTACGGCATCCCCGCGGTGGTCGCCACCGGGGATGCCACCACCCGCCTTCGCGACGGCCAAGTGGTGACCGTCGACGGCGGTGCCGGCACCGTCCACCCCCCCGACTGATCAAGCCTCAAGTTCGGGGCGCAGCCCACCGCTCGGGTCTGGTCGGATGATCCCTGTCCGTAACGCTCTCGGGACGGACGGCGGCCACACTGGCGCGTGAACCACGAGGCTTGTGAGGATGCCCGACCGGAGGGCCTGGATGCGCCGAGGACCATGCCAGTGACCCCTGCCGCCCGACTCGCCCGGCCCCGCCGCTGGCCCGGCGTGGTCGCCTGGACGCTGTGGGCGCTGGCCATGGCGGCCTGGCTGGTGATCCCCTGGCTGGATCAGCAGCTGCGCCGTGCCGGCCGGCCCGACCTGACCCAGTGGGACCTCCGCCCAGGGGTTGCCCTGGTGACCGCGGCAACGGTCGGGGCGGTGCTGGCCAGCCGCCGACCCGGCCACCCGGTGGGCTGGCTGCTGCTGGCCCAGGTCGCTTCCAATGTCGCCACCGGGGCTGCTGCCCAGTACCTGGCCTGGGGGCTGCTGCCGGGTGGGCCCCTGCCAGCCACCCGCTCTGTGGCCCTGGCCTACCCGGCCTGCGCCGGTGGCGGGCTGCTCCTGCTCGGCTTCGTCCTGCTGTTGACCCCGACCGGGAAGCTGCCCTCGCCTGGCTGGCGCTGGTGGGCCAGCGCCATGGTGGCCGTGCCGCTGCTGCTGGTGGTGCTGGTGACGCTGGCGCCAGGGTCGGTCGACACTTCCCAGCAGGTGCTCGGCAGCCCCTTCGACTTTCTTGGTCTGGGGGGTGCGCTGCTGGTGGTCAACCAGCTGGCCCTGGCCTTCACCACCCTGGCCGTGGCCGTCTGTGCCGGGTCGCTGGTGGCGCGCTTCCGCCGCGCCCGCGGGGTGGAGCGCCAGCAGCTGCGCTGGGTCGCCTTGGCAGCGGCGCTGCTGGTGGTGGCGGCGGGGGCCGTGCTGGTCGGCCTGGCCCTGGACGCCACCGAGGTGGTCACCTGGGCGATCAGTGTCTGGGTGGCCGGGCTGCCACTGGCCATCGGGGCCGCGGTCCTGCGCTACCGGCTCTATGACCTGGACCGCATCATCAGCCGGACGGTGGCCTACGGGCTGCTCACCCTGCTGCTGGGTGGTGGCTACGCCGCGGTGGTGCTGGGACTGGGCCAGCTGCTCGGCCAGGACTCCAGCCTGGTCGTGGCCGCCGCCACCCTGGCCGTGGCCGCCACCTTCCACCCGGCCCGCCGCCGCATCCAGCAGGCGGTCGACCGGCGTTTCAACCGCCGCCGCCACGACGCCGCCCAGACGATCCAGGCGTTCAGCACCCACCTGCGCGACCAGCTTGACCTGGACACGCTTGGTGCCGAGCTGCTGGCGGTGGTGGACCAGACGATGCAGCCCACCCAGGCATCGCTGTGGCTGCGGCCCTCGCATGCACCGTCCAGCGCGACCGGCGGCCGCGCGGCACGCCAATGATCAACCAGGCGCGCGCCCTAAGATCCGGTTGCTGCAGACGAGCGGAAGGCGACCAGCACGAAGGCGAAGAACCGCCCCAAGTTCCCGGTCCCAGCGCACCTGCAACCGCCTGAAGCAGCTCAGCCACGACAGCGCCCCCGCTCGACCTTCCACTGACCGCCGAGGTTGAGCTGGCCGGCCGCATCGACTGGGGCCCCGCGGCCGGCTGAGCGAAGCTCTTTCTTGTCAAGTGGAGCGGCCCCTGAGGTCCTTGACGACGCGGTACTTGATGTGGGTGACGCCGGGCGCCTCGACCGCGCGCACCTGCGCGACCTGGAGGTCGCCGACGTTCTCGAGCAGCCGCTCACCGTCCCCGAGCGGGGATGGTGGGTCAGCACGAACACCGGTGTATGGAACGGAGGGTCCTCGCCCCACCAGCCGGTCCACGGCGGATCCTGGGGCCAGGGGCCGGGCCCGCCCCCGAACATGTTGCGGCCCATCACGACCGCGCCGACGTTGGCCTGCGCCTCCTCGACCACCGGCGTGCTGGCGTTGACCTCGCCACCCTCCTCGCCCTGCTGCCGGCGCCACACCTCGAGCGGGAAGACCCACTGGTGCAGCTGCAGACCGCCGACGCCGAGCGGGTTCTCCTCACTCTGGTCGGGCCCGGCGACGTATCCGTCGAGCGACACCGCCAGTTGGAACCTGAACGTGCCCATCGAACCCTCCTCGGTTTCCCTGGATCACGGGACGGCCACTCCAGCTGGGTAATCTCTACGAGCCTCTACCACCGCTTCGAACCAGCCCCAGAGCCCATCTGCGTGAGCCCGTCGATGCGGCGCCATAGCGCCGGATCCTGTCAGATCAGCCCCAAAGGAACGAAACGACATCCCAGGGAGGACACACCGTGTCCAGGGACCAACTCGAGAGATCCGAACAATGGTAGACATC
Proteins encoded:
- a CDS encoding dihydrofolate reductase; amino-acid sequence: MGTFRFQLAVSLDGYVAGPDQSEENPLGVGGLQLHQWVFPLEVWRRQQGEEGGEVNASTPVVEEAQANVGAVVMGRNMFGGGPGPWPQDPPWTGWWGEDPPFHTPVFVLTHHPRSGTVSGCSRTSATSRSRRCARSRRPASPTSSTASSRTSGAAPLDKKELRSAGRGAPVDAAGQLNLGGQWKVERGRCRG